A single region of the Penaeus vannamei isolate JL-2024 chromosome 23, ASM4276789v1, whole genome shotgun sequence genome encodes:
- the LOC138866061 gene encoding ileal sodium/bile acid cotransporter-like isoform X3 has translation MDYVSTTYTFNLLSIETEPMADEEDKWTVVDVNEERPEWMVIMDHASTIILTCNTITLMMGIGAATYWREMWHHLKRPWSCIIGLGCQFIILPALGFGLCVGLQLPPYQSLGVLILTCSPGGAFSNFFTYWTDGDLALSIMMTAISSILAFGAMPLNLWLYTQPWTDQELRVPYMKVLLSLAFVTTPAIVGMVVRHYNRKWANYISKVCGLLGWVGAITCGVMLILMYWDVIVNTSVFLAIAAAVLPFAGFILPYFIAKVVCFNHKVCRTVAIETSCQNIVVATNIMLLSFPWPELAQMLTGIAIFQVWVFMHRHDVTEEYITSVVDNTILTSVPVPAHKKSQNLFYPQTRDPCRKNQDQKPSVQIEYDKKSYNGYYGEDKTFLEPESMTDSEMWTTPHDELSSKISARHYQSSSNNSNTNRSSWTMHSLYSPHNLYQDSTSSPQIFTFSLAPLTRPCLQNCQNFLDDEVFSEDSSLPNSPTLSNKGVPNMFPVTETDLFPEGKEESVESQNICKHSTLACRNTVQDVHAMEKAPGEGCVTPNSMNSFTYYHSDVQTGQTQLFSSFGRKT, from the exons ATGGATTATGTTTCAACAACCTATACCTTCAACCTGCTCAGTATAGAAACGG AACCAATGGCGGACGAAGAAGATAAATGGACTGTAGTGGATGTAAATGAAGAGCGCCCCGAGTGGATGGTCATCATGGATCATGCCTCTACTATAATTCTAACGTGCAATACTATCACGCTCATGATGGGCATCGGGGCTGCTACTTACTGGAGGGAG ATGTGGCATCACCTGAAAAGACCGTGGAGTTGCATTATCGGGCTGGGTTGTCAATTCATCATACTACCAGCTTTGGGTTTTGGACTGTGTGTTGGTCTTCAGTTGCCCCCATACCAGTCCTTAGGCGTGCTAATCCTCACCTGCAGTCCAGGAGGCGCGTTCTCTAACTTCTTCACTTACTGGACAGATGGTGACCTTGCCCTTAG CATCATGATGACTGCAATTTCCTCTATATTGGCGTTCGGTGCGATGCCACTTAATCTATGGCTATACACGCAACCCTGGACGGATCAAGAATTGCGTGTGCCGTACATGAAAGTTCTTCTAAGTCTGGCGTTTGTCACGACACCCGCTATCGTTGGAATGGTCGTCAGGCACTACAATAGGAAGTGGGCCAATTATATTTCTAAG GTGTGTGGTCTCCTTGGATGGGTGGGCGCCATTACATGCGGTGTGATGCTGATCCTCATGTACTGGGACGTCATCGTTAACACCTCCGTCTTCCTTGCGATTGCAGCAGCGGTTTTACCCTTTGCTGGATTCATCCTTCCGTATTTCATCGCCAAAGTCGTATGCTTT AATCACAAAGTGTGCCGTACTGTTGCCATAGAGACCTCATGCCAAAACATTGTGGTAGCTACCAATATTATGCTGCTTTCCTTCCCTTGGCCTGAG CTAGCGCAGATGCTGACAGGGATTGCCATTTTCCAGGTGTGGGTGTTTATGCATCGACATGATGTCACTGAAGAGTATATCACATCAGTGGTAGACAATACGATTCTCACCAGCGTACCCGTTCCTGCCCATAAAAAATCTCAA AATCTCTTTTACCCTCAGACCAGAGATCCGTGTAGAAAGAACCAAGATCAAAAACCTTCAGTGCAAattgaatatgataaaaaatcatataatgg GTATTACGGCGAAGACAAAACATTTTTAGAGCCTGAATCCATGACTGATTCCGAAATGTGGACGACTCCTCACGATGAGCTGAGTTCGAAGATTTCTGCTAGACACTACCAGTCGtcgagtaataatagcaacacaaATAGGTCGTCGTGGACAATGCATTCCTTGTACAGCCCTCATAACCTTTATCAAGACTCAACGTCTAGCCCACAAATCTTTACCTTTTCGCTAGCGCCGTTAACAAGGCCATGTTTGCAGAATTGCCAGAACTTCCTAGACGATGAAGTATTTAGTGAAGACAGTAGTCTCCCGAATAGCCCTACACTTAGTAACAAGGGAGTACCTAACATGTTCCCTGTTACAGAAACTGACTTATTcccagagggaaaggaagaaagtgtgGAGTCCCAAAACATTTGCAAGCATTCCACTCTAGCATGTAGAAACACAGTGCAAGATGTCCATGCAATGGAAAAAGCACCAGGTGAAGGTTGTGTAACACCAAATTCAATGAattcttttacttattatcatagtGATGTCCAAACAGGACAAACCCAACTGTTCAGCAGCTTCGGAAGGAAAACATAA
- the LOC138866061 gene encoding hepatic sodium/bile acid cotransporter-like isoform X2, with product MDYVSTTYTFNLLSIETEPMADEEDKWTVVDVNEERPEWMVIMDHASTIILTCNTITLMMGIGAATYWREMWHHLKRPWSCIIGLGCQFIILPALGFGLCVGLQLPPYQSLGVLILTCSPGGAFSNFFTYWTDGDLALSIMMTAISSILAFGAMPLNLWLYTQPWTDQELRVPYMKVLLSLAFVTTPAIVGMVVRHYNRKWANYISKVCGLLGWVGAITCGVMLILMYWDVIVNTSVFLAIAAAVLPFAGFILPYFIAKVVCFNHKVCRTVAIETSCQNIVVATNIMLLSFPWPEIRGQLVIFPVLYGLCQLAQMLTGIAIFQVWVFMHRHDVTEEYITSVVDNTILTSVPVPAHKKSQTRDPCRKNQDQKPSVQIEYDKKSYNGYYGEDKTFLEPESMTDSEMWTTPHDELSSKISARHYQSSSNNSNTNRSSWTMHSLYSPHNLYQDSTSSPQIFTFSLAPLTRPCLQNCQNFLDDEVFSEDSSLPNSPTLSNKGVPNMFPVTETDLFPEGKEESVESQNICKHSTLACRNTVQDVHAMEKAPGEGCVTPNSMNSFTYYHSDVQTGQTQLFSSFGRKT from the exons ATGGATTATGTTTCAACAACCTATACCTTCAACCTGCTCAGTATAGAAACGG AACCAATGGCGGACGAAGAAGATAAATGGACTGTAGTGGATGTAAATGAAGAGCGCCCCGAGTGGATGGTCATCATGGATCATGCCTCTACTATAATTCTAACGTGCAATACTATCACGCTCATGATGGGCATCGGGGCTGCTACTTACTGGAGGGAG ATGTGGCATCACCTGAAAAGACCGTGGAGTTGCATTATCGGGCTGGGTTGTCAATTCATCATACTACCAGCTTTGGGTTTTGGACTGTGTGTTGGTCTTCAGTTGCCCCCATACCAGTCCTTAGGCGTGCTAATCCTCACCTGCAGTCCAGGAGGCGCGTTCTCTAACTTCTTCACTTACTGGACAGATGGTGACCTTGCCCTTAG CATCATGATGACTGCAATTTCCTCTATATTGGCGTTCGGTGCGATGCCACTTAATCTATGGCTATACACGCAACCCTGGACGGATCAAGAATTGCGTGTGCCGTACATGAAAGTTCTTCTAAGTCTGGCGTTTGTCACGACACCCGCTATCGTTGGAATGGTCGTCAGGCACTACAATAGGAAGTGGGCCAATTATATTTCTAAG GTGTGTGGTCTCCTTGGATGGGTGGGCGCCATTACATGCGGTGTGATGCTGATCCTCATGTACTGGGACGTCATCGTTAACACCTCCGTCTTCCTTGCGATTGCAGCAGCGGTTTTACCCTTTGCTGGATTCATCCTTCCGTATTTCATCGCCAAAGTCGTATGCTTT AATCACAAAGTGTGCCGTACTGTTGCCATAGAGACCTCATGCCAAAACATTGTGGTAGCTACCAATATTATGCTGCTTTCCTTCCCTTGGCCTGAG ATCCGTGGACAGCTCGTTATCTTCCCTGTTTTGTACGGCCTCTGTCAGCTAGCGCAGATGCTGACAGGGATTGCCATTTTCCAGGTGTGGGTGTTTATGCATCGACATGATGTCACTGAAGAGTATATCACATCAGTGGTAGACAATACGATTCTCACCAGCGTACCCGTTCCTGCCCATAAAAAATCTCAA ACCAGAGATCCGTGTAGAAAGAACCAAGATCAAAAACCTTCAGTGCAAattgaatatgataaaaaatcatataatgg GTATTACGGCGAAGACAAAACATTTTTAGAGCCTGAATCCATGACTGATTCCGAAATGTGGACGACTCCTCACGATGAGCTGAGTTCGAAGATTTCTGCTAGACACTACCAGTCGtcgagtaataatagcaacacaaATAGGTCGTCGTGGACAATGCATTCCTTGTACAGCCCTCATAACCTTTATCAAGACTCAACGTCTAGCCCACAAATCTTTACCTTTTCGCTAGCGCCGTTAACAAGGCCATGTTTGCAGAATTGCCAGAACTTCCTAGACGATGAAGTATTTAGTGAAGACAGTAGTCTCCCGAATAGCCCTACACTTAGTAACAAGGGAGTACCTAACATGTTCCCTGTTACAGAAACTGACTTATTcccagagggaaaggaagaaagtgtgGAGTCCCAAAACATTTGCAAGCATTCCACTCTAGCATGTAGAAACACAGTGCAAGATGTCCATGCAATGGAAAAAGCACCAGGTGAAGGTTGTGTAACACCAAATTCAATGAattcttttacttattatcatagtGATGTCCAAACAGGACAAACCCAACTGTTCAGCAGCTTCGGAAGGAAAACATAA
- the LOC138866061 gene encoding ileal sodium/bile acid cotransporter-like isoform X1: MDYVSTTYTFNLLSIETEPMADEEDKWTVVDVNEERPEWMVIMDHASTIILTCNTITLMMGIGAATYWREMWHHLKRPWSCIIGLGCQFIILPALGFGLCVGLQLPPYQSLGVLILTCSPGGAFSNFFTYWTDGDLALSIMMTAISSILAFGAMPLNLWLYTQPWTDQELRVPYMKVLLSLAFVTTPAIVGMVVRHYNRKWANYISKVCGLLGWVGAITCGVMLILMYWDVIVNTSVFLAIAAAVLPFAGFILPYFIAKVVCFNHKVCRTVAIETSCQNIVVATNIMLLSFPWPEIRGQLVIFPVLYGLCQLAQMLTGIAIFQVWVFMHRHDVTEEYITSVVDNTILTSVPVPAHKKSQNLFYPQTRDPCRKNQDQKPSVQIEYDKKSYNGYYGEDKTFLEPESMTDSEMWTTPHDELSSKISARHYQSSSNNSNTNRSSWTMHSLYSPHNLYQDSTSSPQIFTFSLAPLTRPCLQNCQNFLDDEVFSEDSSLPNSPTLSNKGVPNMFPVTETDLFPEGKEESVESQNICKHSTLACRNTVQDVHAMEKAPGEGCVTPNSMNSFTYYHSDVQTGQTQLFSSFGRKT; encoded by the exons ATGGATTATGTTTCAACAACCTATACCTTCAACCTGCTCAGTATAGAAACGG AACCAATGGCGGACGAAGAAGATAAATGGACTGTAGTGGATGTAAATGAAGAGCGCCCCGAGTGGATGGTCATCATGGATCATGCCTCTACTATAATTCTAACGTGCAATACTATCACGCTCATGATGGGCATCGGGGCTGCTACTTACTGGAGGGAG ATGTGGCATCACCTGAAAAGACCGTGGAGTTGCATTATCGGGCTGGGTTGTCAATTCATCATACTACCAGCTTTGGGTTTTGGACTGTGTGTTGGTCTTCAGTTGCCCCCATACCAGTCCTTAGGCGTGCTAATCCTCACCTGCAGTCCAGGAGGCGCGTTCTCTAACTTCTTCACTTACTGGACAGATGGTGACCTTGCCCTTAG CATCATGATGACTGCAATTTCCTCTATATTGGCGTTCGGTGCGATGCCACTTAATCTATGGCTATACACGCAACCCTGGACGGATCAAGAATTGCGTGTGCCGTACATGAAAGTTCTTCTAAGTCTGGCGTTTGTCACGACACCCGCTATCGTTGGAATGGTCGTCAGGCACTACAATAGGAAGTGGGCCAATTATATTTCTAAG GTGTGTGGTCTCCTTGGATGGGTGGGCGCCATTACATGCGGTGTGATGCTGATCCTCATGTACTGGGACGTCATCGTTAACACCTCCGTCTTCCTTGCGATTGCAGCAGCGGTTTTACCCTTTGCTGGATTCATCCTTCCGTATTTCATCGCCAAAGTCGTATGCTTT AATCACAAAGTGTGCCGTACTGTTGCCATAGAGACCTCATGCCAAAACATTGTGGTAGCTACCAATATTATGCTGCTTTCCTTCCCTTGGCCTGAG ATCCGTGGACAGCTCGTTATCTTCCCTGTTTTGTACGGCCTCTGTCAGCTAGCGCAGATGCTGACAGGGATTGCCATTTTCCAGGTGTGGGTGTTTATGCATCGACATGATGTCACTGAAGAGTATATCACATCAGTGGTAGACAATACGATTCTCACCAGCGTACCCGTTCCTGCCCATAAAAAATCTCAA AATCTCTTTTACCCTCAGACCAGAGATCCGTGTAGAAAGAACCAAGATCAAAAACCTTCAGTGCAAattgaatatgataaaaaatcatataatgg GTATTACGGCGAAGACAAAACATTTTTAGAGCCTGAATCCATGACTGATTCCGAAATGTGGACGACTCCTCACGATGAGCTGAGTTCGAAGATTTCTGCTAGACACTACCAGTCGtcgagtaataatagcaacacaaATAGGTCGTCGTGGACAATGCATTCCTTGTACAGCCCTCATAACCTTTATCAAGACTCAACGTCTAGCCCACAAATCTTTACCTTTTCGCTAGCGCCGTTAACAAGGCCATGTTTGCAGAATTGCCAGAACTTCCTAGACGATGAAGTATTTAGTGAAGACAGTAGTCTCCCGAATAGCCCTACACTTAGTAACAAGGGAGTACCTAACATGTTCCCTGTTACAGAAACTGACTTATTcccagagggaaaggaagaaagtgtgGAGTCCCAAAACATTTGCAAGCATTCCACTCTAGCATGTAGAAACACAGTGCAAGATGTCCATGCAATGGAAAAAGCACCAGGTGAAGGTTGTGTAACACCAAATTCAATGAattcttttacttattatcatagtGATGTCCAAACAGGACAAACCCAACTGTTCAGCAGCTTCGGAAGGAAAACATAA
- the LOC138866061 gene encoding uncharacterized protein isoform X4, with product MDYVSTTYTFNLLSIETEPMADEEDKWTVVDVNEERPEWMVIMDHASTIILTCNTITLMMGIGAATYWREMWHHLKRPWSCIIGLGCQFIILPALGFGLCVGLQLPPYQSLGVLILTCSPGGAFSNFFTYWTDGDLALSIMMTAISSILAFGAMPLNLWLYTQPWTDQELRVPYMKVLLSLAFVTTPAIVGMVVRHYNRKWANYISKVCGLLGWVGAITCGVMLILMYWDVIVNTSVFLAIAAAVLPFAGFILPYFIAKVVCFNHKVCRTVAIETSCQNIVVATNIMLLSFPWPEVWVFMHRHDVTEEYITSVVDNTILTSVPVPAHKKSQNLFYPQTRDPCRKNQDQKPSVQIEYDKKSYNGYYGEDKTFLEPESMTDSEMWTTPHDELSSKISARHYQSSSNNSNTNRSSWTMHSLYSPHNLYQDSTSSPQIFTFSLAPLTRPCLQNCQNFLDDEVFSEDSSLPNSPTLSNKGVPNMFPVTETDLFPEGKEESVESQNICKHSTLACRNTVQDVHAMEKAPGEGCVTPNSMNSFTYYHSDVQTGQTQLFSSFGRKT from the exons ATGGATTATGTTTCAACAACCTATACCTTCAACCTGCTCAGTATAGAAACGG AACCAATGGCGGACGAAGAAGATAAATGGACTGTAGTGGATGTAAATGAAGAGCGCCCCGAGTGGATGGTCATCATGGATCATGCCTCTACTATAATTCTAACGTGCAATACTATCACGCTCATGATGGGCATCGGGGCTGCTACTTACTGGAGGGAG ATGTGGCATCACCTGAAAAGACCGTGGAGTTGCATTATCGGGCTGGGTTGTCAATTCATCATACTACCAGCTTTGGGTTTTGGACTGTGTGTTGGTCTTCAGTTGCCCCCATACCAGTCCTTAGGCGTGCTAATCCTCACCTGCAGTCCAGGAGGCGCGTTCTCTAACTTCTTCACTTACTGGACAGATGGTGACCTTGCCCTTAG CATCATGATGACTGCAATTTCCTCTATATTGGCGTTCGGTGCGATGCCACTTAATCTATGGCTATACACGCAACCCTGGACGGATCAAGAATTGCGTGTGCCGTACATGAAAGTTCTTCTAAGTCTGGCGTTTGTCACGACACCCGCTATCGTTGGAATGGTCGTCAGGCACTACAATAGGAAGTGGGCCAATTATATTTCTAAG GTGTGTGGTCTCCTTGGATGGGTGGGCGCCATTACATGCGGTGTGATGCTGATCCTCATGTACTGGGACGTCATCGTTAACACCTCCGTCTTCCTTGCGATTGCAGCAGCGGTTTTACCCTTTGCTGGATTCATCCTTCCGTATTTCATCGCCAAAGTCGTATGCTTT AATCACAAAGTGTGCCGTACTGTTGCCATAGAGACCTCATGCCAAAACATTGTGGTAGCTACCAATATTATGCTGCTTTCCTTCCCTTGGCCTGAG GTGTGGGTGTTTATGCATCGACATGATGTCACTGAAGAGTATATCACATCAGTGGTAGACAATACGATTCTCACCAGCGTACCCGTTCCTGCCCATAAAAAATCTCAA AATCTCTTTTACCCTCAGACCAGAGATCCGTGTAGAAAGAACCAAGATCAAAAACCTTCAGTGCAAattgaatatgataaaaaatcatataatgg GTATTACGGCGAAGACAAAACATTTTTAGAGCCTGAATCCATGACTGATTCCGAAATGTGGACGACTCCTCACGATGAGCTGAGTTCGAAGATTTCTGCTAGACACTACCAGTCGtcgagtaataatagcaacacaaATAGGTCGTCGTGGACAATGCATTCCTTGTACAGCCCTCATAACCTTTATCAAGACTCAACGTCTAGCCCACAAATCTTTACCTTTTCGCTAGCGCCGTTAACAAGGCCATGTTTGCAGAATTGCCAGAACTTCCTAGACGATGAAGTATTTAGTGAAGACAGTAGTCTCCCGAATAGCCCTACACTTAGTAACAAGGGAGTACCTAACATGTTCCCTGTTACAGAAACTGACTTATTcccagagggaaaggaagaaagtgtgGAGTCCCAAAACATTTGCAAGCATTCCACTCTAGCATGTAGAAACACAGTGCAAGATGTCCATGCAATGGAAAAAGCACCAGGTGAAGGTTGTGTAACACCAAATTCAATGAattcttttacttattatcatagtGATGTCCAAACAGGACAAACCCAACTGTTCAGCAGCTTCGGAAGGAAAACATAA
- the LOC138866061 gene encoding sodium/bile acid cotransporter 4-like isoform X6, producing MDYVSTTYTFNLLSIETEPMADEEDKWTVVDVNEERPEWMVIMDHASTIILTCNTITLMMGIGAATYWREMWHHLKRPWSCIIGLGCQFIILPALGFGLCVGLQLPPYQSLGVLILTCSPGGAFSNFFTYWTDGDLALSIMMTAISSILAFGAMPLNLWLYTQPWTDQELRVPYMKVLLSLAFVTTPAIVGMVVRHYNRKWANYISKVCGLLGWVGAITCGVMLILMYWDVIVNTSVFLAIAAAVLPFAGFILPYFIAKVVCFNHKVCRTVAIETSCQNIVVATNIMLLSFPWPETRDPCRKNQDQKPSVQIEYDKKSYNGYYGEDKTFLEPESMTDSEMWTTPHDELSSKISARHYQSSSNNSNTNRSSWTMHSLYSPHNLYQDSTSSPQIFTFSLAPLTRPCLQNCQNFLDDEVFSEDSSLPNSPTLSNKGVPNMFPVTETDLFPEGKEESVESQNICKHSTLACRNTVQDVHAMEKAPGEGCVTPNSMNSFTYYHSDVQTGQTQLFSSFGRKT from the exons ATGGATTATGTTTCAACAACCTATACCTTCAACCTGCTCAGTATAGAAACGG AACCAATGGCGGACGAAGAAGATAAATGGACTGTAGTGGATGTAAATGAAGAGCGCCCCGAGTGGATGGTCATCATGGATCATGCCTCTACTATAATTCTAACGTGCAATACTATCACGCTCATGATGGGCATCGGGGCTGCTACTTACTGGAGGGAG ATGTGGCATCACCTGAAAAGACCGTGGAGTTGCATTATCGGGCTGGGTTGTCAATTCATCATACTACCAGCTTTGGGTTTTGGACTGTGTGTTGGTCTTCAGTTGCCCCCATACCAGTCCTTAGGCGTGCTAATCCTCACCTGCAGTCCAGGAGGCGCGTTCTCTAACTTCTTCACTTACTGGACAGATGGTGACCTTGCCCTTAG CATCATGATGACTGCAATTTCCTCTATATTGGCGTTCGGTGCGATGCCACTTAATCTATGGCTATACACGCAACCCTGGACGGATCAAGAATTGCGTGTGCCGTACATGAAAGTTCTTCTAAGTCTGGCGTTTGTCACGACACCCGCTATCGTTGGAATGGTCGTCAGGCACTACAATAGGAAGTGGGCCAATTATATTTCTAAG GTGTGTGGTCTCCTTGGATGGGTGGGCGCCATTACATGCGGTGTGATGCTGATCCTCATGTACTGGGACGTCATCGTTAACACCTCCGTCTTCCTTGCGATTGCAGCAGCGGTTTTACCCTTTGCTGGATTCATCCTTCCGTATTTCATCGCCAAAGTCGTATGCTTT AATCACAAAGTGTGCCGTACTGTTGCCATAGAGACCTCATGCCAAAACATTGTGGTAGCTACCAATATTATGCTGCTTTCCTTCCCTTGGCCTGAG ACCAGAGATCCGTGTAGAAAGAACCAAGATCAAAAACCTTCAGTGCAAattgaatatgataaaaaatcatataatgg GTATTACGGCGAAGACAAAACATTTTTAGAGCCTGAATCCATGACTGATTCCGAAATGTGGACGACTCCTCACGATGAGCTGAGTTCGAAGATTTCTGCTAGACACTACCAGTCGtcgagtaataatagcaacacaaATAGGTCGTCGTGGACAATGCATTCCTTGTACAGCCCTCATAACCTTTATCAAGACTCAACGTCTAGCCCACAAATCTTTACCTTTTCGCTAGCGCCGTTAACAAGGCCATGTTTGCAGAATTGCCAGAACTTCCTAGACGATGAAGTATTTAGTGAAGACAGTAGTCTCCCGAATAGCCCTACACTTAGTAACAAGGGAGTACCTAACATGTTCCCTGTTACAGAAACTGACTTATTcccagagggaaaggaagaaagtgtgGAGTCCCAAAACATTTGCAAGCATTCCACTCTAGCATGTAGAAACACAGTGCAAGATGTCCATGCAATGGAAAAAGCACCAGGTGAAGGTTGTGTAACACCAAATTCAATGAattcttttacttattatcatagtGATGTCCAAACAGGACAAACCCAACTGTTCAGCAGCTTCGGAAGGAAAACATAA
- the LOC138866061 gene encoding ileal sodium/bile acid cotransporter-like isoform X5, which produces MDYVSTTYTFNLLSIETEPMADEEDKWTVVDVNEERPEWMVIMDHASTIILTCNTITLMMGIGAATYWREMWHHLKRPWSCIIGLGCQFIILPALGFGLCVGLQLPPYQSLGVLILTCSPGGAFSNFFTYWTDGDLALSIMMTAISSILAFGAMPLNLWLYTQPWTDQELRVPYMKVLLSLAFVTTPAIVGMVVRHYNRKWANYISKVCGLLGWVGAITCGVMLILMYWDVIVNTSVFLAIAAAVLPFAGFILPYFIAKVVCFNHKVCRTVAIETSCQNIVVATNIMLLSFPWPEVWVFMHRHDVTEEYITSVVDNTILTSVPVPAHKKSQTRDPCRKNQDQKPSVQIEYDKKSYNGYYGEDKTFLEPESMTDSEMWTTPHDELSSKISARHYQSSSNNSNTNRSSWTMHSLYSPHNLYQDSTSSPQIFTFSLAPLTRPCLQNCQNFLDDEVFSEDSSLPNSPTLSNKGVPNMFPVTETDLFPEGKEESVESQNICKHSTLACRNTVQDVHAMEKAPGEGCVTPNSMNSFTYYHSDVQTGQTQLFSSFGRKT; this is translated from the exons ATGGATTATGTTTCAACAACCTATACCTTCAACCTGCTCAGTATAGAAACGG AACCAATGGCGGACGAAGAAGATAAATGGACTGTAGTGGATGTAAATGAAGAGCGCCCCGAGTGGATGGTCATCATGGATCATGCCTCTACTATAATTCTAACGTGCAATACTATCACGCTCATGATGGGCATCGGGGCTGCTACTTACTGGAGGGAG ATGTGGCATCACCTGAAAAGACCGTGGAGTTGCATTATCGGGCTGGGTTGTCAATTCATCATACTACCAGCTTTGGGTTTTGGACTGTGTGTTGGTCTTCAGTTGCCCCCATACCAGTCCTTAGGCGTGCTAATCCTCACCTGCAGTCCAGGAGGCGCGTTCTCTAACTTCTTCACTTACTGGACAGATGGTGACCTTGCCCTTAG CATCATGATGACTGCAATTTCCTCTATATTGGCGTTCGGTGCGATGCCACTTAATCTATGGCTATACACGCAACCCTGGACGGATCAAGAATTGCGTGTGCCGTACATGAAAGTTCTTCTAAGTCTGGCGTTTGTCACGACACCCGCTATCGTTGGAATGGTCGTCAGGCACTACAATAGGAAGTGGGCCAATTATATTTCTAAG GTGTGTGGTCTCCTTGGATGGGTGGGCGCCATTACATGCGGTGTGATGCTGATCCTCATGTACTGGGACGTCATCGTTAACACCTCCGTCTTCCTTGCGATTGCAGCAGCGGTTTTACCCTTTGCTGGATTCATCCTTCCGTATTTCATCGCCAAAGTCGTATGCTTT AATCACAAAGTGTGCCGTACTGTTGCCATAGAGACCTCATGCCAAAACATTGTGGTAGCTACCAATATTATGCTGCTTTCCTTCCCTTGGCCTGAG GTGTGGGTGTTTATGCATCGACATGATGTCACTGAAGAGTATATCACATCAGTGGTAGACAATACGATTCTCACCAGCGTACCCGTTCCTGCCCATAAAAAATCTCAA ACCAGAGATCCGTGTAGAAAGAACCAAGATCAAAAACCTTCAGTGCAAattgaatatgataaaaaatcatataatgg GTATTACGGCGAAGACAAAACATTTTTAGAGCCTGAATCCATGACTGATTCCGAAATGTGGACGACTCCTCACGATGAGCTGAGTTCGAAGATTTCTGCTAGACACTACCAGTCGtcgagtaataatagcaacacaaATAGGTCGTCGTGGACAATGCATTCCTTGTACAGCCCTCATAACCTTTATCAAGACTCAACGTCTAGCCCACAAATCTTTACCTTTTCGCTAGCGCCGTTAACAAGGCCATGTTTGCAGAATTGCCAGAACTTCCTAGACGATGAAGTATTTAGTGAAGACAGTAGTCTCCCGAATAGCCCTACACTTAGTAACAAGGGAGTACCTAACATGTTCCCTGTTACAGAAACTGACTTATTcccagagggaaaggaagaaagtgtgGAGTCCCAAAACATTTGCAAGCATTCCACTCTAGCATGTAGAAACACAGTGCAAGATGTCCATGCAATGGAAAAAGCACCAGGTGAAGGTTGTGTAACACCAAATTCAATGAattcttttacttattatcatagtGATGTCCAAACAGGACAAACCCAACTGTTCAGCAGCTTCGGAAGGAAAACATAA